Sequence from the Helianthus annuus cultivar XRQ/B chromosome 13, HanXRQr2.0-SUNRISE, whole genome shotgun sequence genome:
TGTTGTTTGGTTGTTTGCATCCTCATTTACGACAATTATGTAGAGACTTGGATCTAGTTGATGGGAATCTGTATTGTATAATTATTATGATGGTGCACGTCATTTGGCTAGGTGACATTTGTTGCAGTCGTGTTGTGCTTCTGTGTAATAGTAAGCCAATGAATTTGTTGCTAACTGATAATATATAATTTACAACATTCTTTGTGGTTTGTTATTTAAAGTTGGTTGGTGTGATTTGCTTTGATGTATTGAATAGGGTTTCATAAACCCGAGAAGATTTAGTAAAAGCAACCGGTTTGAGGCAGATTTCTGAGCCCAAATAGAAATTTATGCGAAATTTAAATATAAATTGGGTCTTTTCGTCTATGTATTCAGGCTATAtcctcttggcaacgatgaatgaGTTGTTTTCCCGGTCTTTGTGACCACCGTAACATTAGCAAAATAAATGGCTGCAATTATATGTTCGAGCCTATTTGTAACAACATACTAATAACTTTCAATTTTTAGTATAATTGTTGTTATTTGGTAATGTTATAGCGTAAATGACACGTTGATTCCTTGAAGACGTTATAGAGTTGAACTGACGAATAAATAACAAACTTAATGAGCTAACTGAAAGAGCTTGTCACATACACGAAAAACAGGCCGAGTTGCACCTTGAACTAGATGCGCTTATCGCGCGTTATGCTAGGTCTAACGATGCTTAAAAAAAGTTAGATGTATTTACAGTTTAAAGCGTTAACTGTAAATTTTGTTGTACTAATGTAAACAATCAACGTTATTGAAATTACGCGTCATTACATGAGGCTTTAGGATCAAATTTTCAGGCAATGTTTCATATTTAGAATGTTACATTCAATAGAAAATATAAACATTATTTATATAATTCATAATTACATAATAAAATTACCCATAACCATTtgttctaaatatatatttgttttcCCTTCGAAAtgattattaaattattatttCTTGAAATAACGATTAGTATTATCAGAATACTAAAGTAGTTATTAGAcatattggataattatcattaCGTGACCCTTTAGGATTAAACCTTATTGGAAATGTTGTCAAATGTTATTACTTGGATATCTAGATCCAACACCTGACCCATACTAAAAACCAACCCATACATAAAACCGAAAACTGAAGTACCGAAGTAACGAAGTTGTTGATTTTGGCTCTATTTGAGTCCAAAATTCACCAATGCAAACTTCTATGGTAGGTGGAGTTTTTTTAGTTACAGAGTGGCCCTAGTTACGATTCAACTTTAAAAAAATGTTCTATGAAATTCAACTTAATAATAACCCGATCAGTTATGACCAAATGCGTTACGATACCACAAAAGGTTGTTATATTTGTTCTATGAAATACAAAAATCAGGACGAAATCAATAATATGGACATACCATAGTATACATGATATGGACCCATATAGCTTATATTTGGGTTATCTCAGGTCTATAATATAATTTTTAGTCAAATTGCATAGTATGTATCTTTCTAGCATGTCAAATTACTCGAGGTTCTGAAGGTGGAGGGGGCGTGGAGGGCAAAAACTCCAAAACCATGGGGTGACAGGCAAAGTGAAGAGGACGTTTAAttgtaattaaaaaaaaaccaacCAACCAATCACCACCTTCCACCTCCCTGCCGGTGGACATCCTCAAGCACTAAAGGGGCCAAGCTCTTAAACACAATGCTCGGGATAGTGTAGGAGGCGTGGAGGGGCTTCCCCTCTCCATGCCCCACATGGTCTCATACTTGTTGGACAAATAAAGTAAAAATGAAGAATGAGTCAAAATTAGTGAAAGTGACACTATATCATCACCTACCAATCACTCACCTATTGGTCACCGTCTCCAACACCATTGGTAGCCACTGTCACCAACGTTGTCAGCACTAGCAAAAAAAAGGGGAAATCACGAAAATGGCCACTGCAACGCCGTTTTTGCAATTTTGGCCATCTGACACCCCCCGACGAGTCGTTTCAATCTGCTGAAACGGCACAAGATTTTGGGTTAACGGCCAGCCAATAGTTGTTTGACACGTGTCCGACAAAGCCTGTAACGGCTTGAGAATCATGCAGTCAACGCCACGTGTCCGACATTGTGGAAAGATCTTAGCCAAGCCGTTACAATCGGCTCATGTTAAAAGATCTTAGCCAAGTTCCTTCAATGAGCCAAGCCGTGCTCTTAGGATGTAGCCGAGCCGTTACCGTACACGCATGGACCCCACTTCTGCCAGCCGAGCCGTTACAGCTGGGGCCGAGCCGTTTCGCTTAACTGTTTGTTCCGTCTCAACTGCTCCGAGCCGTTTCAGCTGGCTCCGAGCCGGTACAGCTGCTCCGGGCCGTTTCAATCTATGGTTCGAGCCGTTTCCATGGCTCAGAGTCGTTTCAATCCTTTACTTTATATTTAGTGACCCTTATATTTATCTGTTTTTTTCTATTTGTTTGTGCAACAGATTTATCTAAAGTTATAAAAACATTTAGCTTTTGTAGAAGGAAGTTTCCAAATTATGAAGATTCGTTTGGTTGTATACAACGGCGGAAAGTGAGAAATCGTTAACGGAAAGTTGGAGTATGTTGCTGATGCTGATTCAAGTAGACGTGGTTTAGAAATTGAACCCAACCTTTCATACACTGCTCTTCTAAGTAAAGTGTCAAACATGTGTAGTTGCACAAACATTACGAAGTTATCGTATCGGGTGTCTTCCTTTAGTGATCCAATAGATATAATAAACGATGAAGATCTTGCAATGTTTTATAATTTTGCTatggaaaatatttttgaaatttataaattatatgtCGTTGAAGGGTTTTGTGCTGGATCATCTAGTTTTTCACCTCCAAAAATTTTTAGTTCCTGATTTAAATTTCTGTACTGATGAAGAAAATTATGATGTTGTAAACGACTACCAGCCAAATACTAATTATTCATTTGAAAATTGTTTGCGATCTTCATCAATTACTTTTGAACCAGGTCACGTATTTAATAACAAAGAAGACATGAAACTTGAGTTGGGAAAAAAATGTTTGTTAGAACACTTTGAGTTTAAAGTAGATAGATCCTCTAAAACTCGGTACCAAGTGTCATGTTTGGTGGACGGTTGCGTTTGGCGTTTTCGTGCAAGGAGTTTTGGGGATAGTGGGGTGTTTTTTGTTAAGAGTTTTAACGATAAACACACGTGCTCGAAGACGCTAACGTACCCACATGTTCGTCAGGCAAACCCAAATGTTGTTGCTCATTATTTAAAAGAACCTTTAAAAGACAGTGGTAGAATATATTGTTGTAATGAAATAGTGAAAGATTTTAGACAAAGATTCCAAGTTGAGATAACCACTAGTCAAGCTTGGCGTGGAAAAAGTCTGGCACTAGAGCTTTTACAAGGATCAAGCAGAGATTCGTTTGCAGAACTACCATTTTACTGTTACAATCTAGAGCGGGCAAATCCTGGTTCTGTTACACATATCAAGACTGATGACGAGCGTCGGTTTGAAATGGTCTTTGTCGCGATTGGTGCTGCGGTAACTTATAGCAGTCTCTGTTTTTTTATTTCGTCAAACTACATGTTGTTGAcgttttttaaataattttgtttcagaTTCGTACCTTTATCTGTAATCTAAGACCGGTGGTGATCATTGATGCTGCACACCTAAAGGGTGAATTTAAAGGGACGTTATTTTTAGCGGTCGGGATGGATGGAAACAACCAAATTTTACCAATTTCCTATGGAATAGGAAAATCAGAGGATGGTGAATCTTGGACATGGTTTCTGTCAAAGCTTAAAGAATGTATCGGTGAAATACATGAAATGGCGATAATTTCGGATAGAGCGAATTCTATACATCTAGCTGTTAGAAACGTCTTTCCACATGTTTATCATGGGTTATGCTGTCGTCATTTAATGATGAACCTACGTTTACCCtctgataaaaaaaaagaaaatgagaagCTGTGGTGGAAGACATGCAAATCGTACCGATTGTCTGATTTTAACGAGTCATTTAATGCTCTTTGTCTTGCCGTTCCTAGAGTACGTCACACTCTAACAAGTATTGGGTTCGGTAGATGGGCAAGGGCGCATTGTCCAGGCAATCAATATCATTATATGACATCTAACAGCGCGGAGTCTATTAACGCTTTATCTAGACACTCGCGTAAAATGCCGGTAACACAACTCTTAGAGGTCTTCCGACAATCTGTACAAAAGTGGTTTTACGATCGCCGCTTGCAAGGTATTCATGAAAAACATTTACTTACACAATGGGCACAgaagaaaatttttaaaaaaattgaagggTCTAGAACTTGGACGGTTGCTGGGATTGAGTTAAACAGTTATTCTGTTGCAGACAGTGGAAAGGGGGGTTTAGTTGACTTTGTTAATGGAACCTGTAGTTGCCGAGTTTGGCAGGTTTCTGGTTTACCGTGCGGGCATGTTATTGCCGTGTCAAAATTTTTAGGTGAAACCGATTGCAGTAAGTATTGCTTCCCATGTTACTCAAACGAAGTCTATAAGAAAACTTATGAAGAAGCGATTTATCCTCTTCCTCATAGATCTGAATGGGAGACTCCAAAAGACCTTATCAATCTTCAACCGCCGCATATGACAAAACGCCAGGCTGGTCGTCCTCGAGAAAACAACCGGATCTTATCCCACGGGGAAGAACCCACTCCCCTGTATTGTTCCTGGTGTAACTCATACGATCATCATCGGGATGTCTGTCGGCAGCCCATGCCGTCAGAAATTCGTACTCGCAAAGACCCAGACAAAGGGAAAGGGAAAGAAACCGATGATCCTGATCATTTTACACAATCTCCGTCTGATTATATATATATCCGTCTTTTAACTTGGGAGACTTTTAATACTTTAATTTATTTTGtgaattttaatttaatttctcaAGTAACGTAGTAAGTCTATTTAGTTGCAAATAATAAATATTGAAAATCATTTcattaaaatatgttattaattttttttatattacatGCATACAATAGAACCATTAAACATTAACAGGTGTGAAGCGCCCGGTGTAGAGTTCATCTGCCATGTATCGTCTGTATCTGAAACAAGCATCTTGAAGGTTTCCTTCGGTCCATGTTAAAGAACGATCCCAAACAAGTTTTTCCATTAGCATACATATGATGACTCCTGAATTTCTGCCAATACGATCTGTTTGATCAGGCCACACGAAATCCCCTACTATTTGCATGGAACGCGTCTCATTTATTTCTGAGTGTTGCCAATACGATATACGTCCGAGAAACCACAAAAATAGAGACTCAAATTCTAGCACAATTTGATGTACTCTTCTGTGTACGCCAAATGAATCTCCGCAATTAATCGTGTCACAAGTATTGGCAAAAAAAATTCTTAATTGTAGtgactttatatttattttaaaaaagcAACCAATTTTGTTCGTTGTCCGGTATAGGAATGTATACCTGCAAAAAGTGAATAATCTTAGGTTCTAAATCAATGCtccaaataaaaaaacaaaaattcttAGCAAAAAAATTAAAGGGAATATTACATCAAACACGTTTAAGTTCTTATTCCAAAAAAAACCCTGACATTTAAATAATAACATGAATGGTCTTCCGCTTCAGAATCATACTCTACTCCTTTTTCCATTTCCGCACGATAAGCTTCAAAACGCACTTCATCGTACAGTCTTTCGAAATCCAATTCCTCGTCTGAGTCTTCGTCAGCAGTAACCGCCAAATTTTCTTGTGGAATAATCTGGTCCAAAGGACGCTGTCGTTCATCGGGGTTAGGTAACGGATCAAGCGCCTGACACTGACCTGAACCGCTAAATGGTGCTTCACGTGTTCGCTGTTGCACCGGGTTTGGGGGGTTACGAGTTTGTGAATTGTTTGGTTCGGGGTTATCTGAGGGTGGGTTTAGGTGTTTAACCGGTTGGAAAATGTTGACGTTGATATGAACGTGTAGATGAATGTTGTTTTCTTGATTCGCCATGAGGTAGAAAAAAGGGGGATGCCAGTTGAGTAGTGAACCAACATGTGTTTAAATAGGTGTGGAGTAAGATTGAGAGTCGTGCATCAATATCTTGTTCATTTAATAAAAAAcggatataataaaataaaaaattgataTAGCCTACCGTATCAATTTCCCAGAATGGAGGATATGTTGCTGTAGAACCGTCTGCGTATCTGGCTGCATCAATATCTTGTTCATTTAACATGTCGAAGAAATTTGGCGGTAGAACTGTCCAACGATAATCGTTTGACT
This genomic interval carries:
- the LOC110900640 gene encoding uncharacterized protein LOC110900640, whose translation is MDPTSASRAVTAGAEPFRLTVCSVSTAPSRFSWLRADLSKVIKTFSFCRRKFPNYEDSFGCIQRRKGFVLDHLVFHLQKFLVPDLNFCTDEENYDVVNDYQPNTNYSFENCLRSSSITFEPGHVFNNKEDMKLELGKKCLLEHFEFKVDRSSKTRYQVSCLVDGCVWRFRARSFGDSGVFFVKSFNDKHTCSKTLTYPHVRQANPNVVAHYLKEPLKDSGRIYCCNEIVKDFRQRFQVEITTSQAWRGKSLALELLQGSSRDSFAELPFYCYNLERANPGSVTHIKTDDERRFEMVFVAIGAAIRTFICNLRPVVIIDAAHLKGEFKGTLFLAVGMDGNNQILPISYGIGKSEDGESWTWFLSKLKECIGEIHEMAIISDRANSIHLAVRNVFPHVYHGLCCRHLMMNLRLPSDKKKENEKLWWKTCKSYRLSDFNESFNALCLAVPRVRHTLTSIGFGRWARAHCPGNQYHYMTSNSAESINALSRHSRKMPVTQLLEVFRQSVQKWFYDRRLQGIHEKHLLTQWAQKKIFKKIEGSRTWTVAGIELNSYSVADSGKGGLVDFVNGTCSCRVWQVSGLPCGHVIAVSKFLGETDCSKYCFPCYSNEVYKKTYEEAIYPLPHRSEWETPKDLINLQPPHMTKRQAGRPRENNRILSHGEEPTPLYCSWCNSYDHHRDVCRQPMPSEIRTRKDPDKGKGKETDDPDHFTQSPCEAPGVEFICHVSSVSETSILKATRNPLLFAWNASHLFLSVANTIYVRETTKIETQILAQFDVLFCVRQMNLRN